The Halosimplex litoreum genome has a window encoding:
- the phnG gene encoding phosphonate C-P lyase system protein PhnG encodes MDDPRNRSDRFELIAATDGDVLERFADSVLAEEPALRVLQEPRPQLVMQRVREPVERRPFNLGEVVATPAEVSLDGTRGFAMVPGKAERAAFSGAVVDAAVAADHAVTEKVVAALSRTADAYKDERRREWAESRHTTVEFETMEDDL; translated from the coding sequence ATGGACGATCCACGCAACCGGTCGGACCGCTTCGAACTGATCGCCGCGACCGACGGCGACGTCCTCGAACGATTCGCCGACTCGGTGCTCGCCGAGGAGCCCGCCCTGCGGGTGCTCCAGGAGCCTCGCCCGCAACTGGTCATGCAGCGGGTCCGCGAGCCCGTCGAACGTCGGCCGTTCAACCTCGGGGAAGTCGTCGCGACACCGGCGGAAGTATCGCTCGACGGCACGCGCGGGTTCGCGATGGTCCCGGGCAAGGCCGAGCGGGCCGCCTTCTCGGGCGCAGTCGTCGACGCCGCCGTCGCCGCCGACCACGCCGTCACCGAGAAGGTGGTCGCGGCGCTGTCGCGGACCGCCGACGCCTACAAGGACGAGCGCCGTCGCGAGTGGGCCGAGAGCCGCCACACGACCGTCGAGTTCGAGACGATGGAGGACGACCTGTGA
- the phnH gene encoding phosphonate C-P lyase system protein PhnH has protein sequence MRALGLDPVHDTRRTFRALCDATSRPGTVVSVGSDPADHAVVATLVDHEVTTWTPDERLREALENQGRLDAASPTSADVVHAVGRPDWDVRECDRGTLVEPSEGATVVYRVDDLGGPEDPGLTGVELAGPGVDGARRFGVGLRVGELERLGEAQSTYPRGVDAYLAVGERVAAIPRSSDLEVL, from the coding sequence GTGAGAGCGCTCGGACTCGACCCCGTCCACGACACGCGCCGGACCTTCCGGGCGCTGTGCGACGCGACGAGTCGCCCCGGCACCGTCGTCTCCGTCGGCTCCGACCCCGCCGACCACGCGGTCGTCGCCACGCTCGTCGACCACGAGGTGACGACGTGGACACCCGACGAGCGCCTTCGAGAGGCGCTGGAGAACCAGGGGCGACTCGACGCGGCGTCGCCGACGAGCGCCGACGTGGTCCACGCCGTCGGGCGCCCCGACTGGGACGTGCGCGAGTGCGACCGCGGGACCCTCGTCGAACCCAGCGAGGGCGCGACCGTCGTCTACCGTGTCGACGATCTCGGTGGGCCCGAGGACCCCGGGCTCACCGGCGTCGAACTCGCCGGTCCAGGCGTCGACGGCGCCCGCCGCTTCGGTGTCGGCCTTCGGGTCGGCGAACTCGAACGGCTCGGCGAGGCCCAGTCGACCTATCCCCGCGGCGTCGACGCCTACCTCGCGGTCGGCGAGCGCGTCGCGGCGATCCCGCGGTCGTCGGACCTGGAGGTGCTGTAG